One segment of Alnus glutinosa chromosome 2, dhAlnGlut1.1, whole genome shotgun sequence DNA contains the following:
- the LOC133861928 gene encoding uncharacterized protein LOC133861928: MDAQRALLDELMGSARNLTEEERKGYKEITWDSKEVCACYMVRFCPHDLFVNTRSDLGPCPRIHDQKLKESFEKSPRHDAYVPKFEAELAQFCEKLVMDLDRRVRRGRERLAQEVEPTPGPPLSAEKSEQFSVLEEKIKNLLEQVEALGEAGKVDEAEALMRKVEVLNAEKTALTQQPPNDKMLMLAQEKKMALCEVCGSFLVANDAAERTQSHITGKQHIGYGMVRDFIAEYKEAKEKAREEENLAREKEAEERRKQREKDTERRRSDSGDRDKNHDRDRDREQGRYRERDRDRERSRDWNARGNRDGGRGDWRFRNGREGGRDRYRDRSRSRSPDRHGHRRSPRSPVRPY, translated from the exons ATGGACGCTCAGAGAGCTCTGCTAGACGAGCTTATGGGTTCAG CTCGTAATTTGACggaggaagagagaaagggGTACAAGGAAATTACATGGGACAGTAAGGAGGTTTGCGCTTGCTATATGGTTCGGTTTTGTCCGCACGATCTCTTCGTCAATACGCGGAGCGATCTGG GACCGTGCCCTAGAATACATGATCAAAAGTTGAAAGAAAG TTTTGAGAAGTCCCCAAGACATGATGCATATGTGCCAAAATTTGAAGCTGAACTTGCTCAGTTTTGCGAAAAATTG GTGATGGACTTGGATAGAAGAGTTAGGCGGGGGCGAGAACGCCTTGCTCAAGAGGTGGAACCCACCCCAGGACCTCCCCTATCAGCTGAAAAATCTGAACAGTTTTCCGTGctggaagaaaaaataaagaacctGCTGGAGCAAGTGGAGGCCCTTGGTGAAGCTGGGAAGGTGGATGAAGCTGAAGCACTCATGAGAAAG GTGGAGGTGCTTAACGCTGAGAAGACAGCCTTGACCCAACAACCTCCGAATGATAAGATGTTGATGCTTGCTCAGGAGAAAAAGATGGCTCTTTGTGAGGTCTGTGGTTCTTTTCTTGTTGCAAATGATGCGGCTGAGAGAACCCAGTCTCACATCACAGGGAAGCAGCACATTGGTTATGGCATGGTCAGGGATTTCATCGCCGAGTACAAG GAAGCTAAGGAGAAGGCAAGGGAAGAGGAAAACTTAGCTAGGGAGAAAGAAGCGGAGGAACGAAGGAAGCAAAGGGAGAAGGATACTGAGAGGAGGAGAAGTGATTCAGGTGACAGGGACAAGAATCATGATCGTGATCGAGATAGGGAGCAGGGTAGATACCGAGAACGAGACAGAGATCGTGAAAGGTCTAGAGACTGGAATGCTAGAGGTAATCGGGATGGAGGAAGAGGGGATTGGAGGTTCAGGAATGGAAGGGAAGGAGGCAGGGATAGATACCGAGATCGGAGCAGGTCTCGTTCACCTGATAGGCATGGTCACAGAAGGTCACCTAGAAGTCCAGTTCGTCCGTATTAG